One window from the genome of Anopheles coluzzii chromosome X, AcolN3, whole genome shotgun sequence encodes:
- the LOC120960050 gene encoding uncharacterized protein LOC120960050 isoform X2, which produces MTSKQSNKQTMLPGSSLVVLVALAGLVMVLLPVGTVPAVHAQQSDRAGALIEPNDALYDARYARIAKEKRESSRRPATTTEEEHESEEFYGLPIEYALQLSELNTSADILPLLDPDSVDSRIFMDGGEYSGRDIGMEPVAASCEPDSELVSLRPENLTSSRYYYYPSCTRVKRCSGCCNTKQLVCEPTANRTILYKVTILEYRPNKKDRFSHRELVPIEEHVRCKCQCRVKAWHCNERQQYNANNCRCECTNRADRDECALDSDRKQWNPSTCTCDCLPRNEDCTSGSHYDRNACKCVPNKPWPGRTWNQSLDDRRRLIVKPIPVVTDP; this is translated from the exons ATGACCAGCAAGCAAAGCAACAAGCAAACGATGCTGCCGGGATCGTccctggtggtgctggtggcgcTGGCTGggctggtgatggtgctgctgcccgtCGGTACGGTGCCGGCCGTCCACGCCCAGCAGTCGGACCGGGCGGGCGCACTGATCGAACCGAACGACGCCCTGTACGATGCCCGGTACGCGCGGATTGCGAAGGAGAAGCGCGAATCGTCCCGCCGCCCGGCGACGACCACCGAGGAGGAGCATGAGTCGGAAGAGTTCTACGGG CTTCCGATCGAATACGCACTGCAGCTATCGGAGCTGAACACGTCCGCAGACATCCTACCGCTGCTAGATCCGGACTCCGTCGACAGTCGCATCTTCATGGACGGTGGGG agtacAGTGGACGGGACATTGGAATGGAACCGGTAGCGGCATCCTGCGAGCCGGACTCCGAGCTGGTCAGCCTGCGGCCGGAGAATCTGACCAGCTcccgctactactactacccgAGCTGTACGCGCGTGAAGCGGTGCAGCGGCTGCTGCAACACCAAGCAGCTCGTCTGCGAGCCCACCGCCAACCGCACCATCCTTTACAAG GTCACCATACTGGAGTACCGGCCGAACAAAAAGGATCGCTTCTCGCACCGCGAGCTGGTGCCGATCGAGGAGCACGTCCGGTGCAAGTGCCAGTGCCGGGTGAAGGCGTGGCACTGCAACGAGCGTCAGCAGTACAACGCGAACAACTGCCGCTGCGAGTGCACCAACCGGGCGGACCGGGACGAGTGCGCCCTGGACAGCGACAGGAAGCAGTGGAACCCGTCCACCTGCACCTGCGACTGTCTGCCGCGGAACGAGGACTGCACCAGCGGCTCGCACTACGACCGCAACGCGTGCAAGTGTGTCCCG AACAAGCCCTGGCCGGGGCGCACGTGGAACCAATCGCTGGACGACCGGCGGCGCCTCATCGTGAAACCGATCCCGGTAGTAACCGATCCGTGA
- the LOC120960050 gene encoding uncharacterized protein LOC120960050 isoform X1 gives MTSKQSNKQTMLPGSSLVVLVALAGLVMVLLPVGTVPAVHAQQSDRAGALIEPNDALYDARYARIAKEKRESSRRPATTTEEEHESEEFYGLPIEYALQLSELNTSADILPLLDPDSVDSRIFMDGGEYSGRDIGMEPVAASCEPDSELVSLRPENLTSSRYYYYPSCTRVKRCSGCCNTKQLVCEPTANRTILYKVTILEYRPNKKDRFSHRELVPIEEHVRCKCQCRVKAWHCNERQQYNANNCRCECTNRADRDECALDSDRKQWNPSTCTCDCLPRNEDCTSGSHYDRNACKCVPNDFYAYDGVASYWDHQRQQQERQEQQQQQQQRPIPLTG, from the exons ATGACCAGCAAGCAAAGCAACAAGCAAACGATGCTGCCGGGATCGTccctggtggtgctggtggcgcTGGCTGggctggtgatggtgctgctgcccgtCGGTACGGTGCCGGCCGTCCACGCCCAGCAGTCGGACCGGGCGGGCGCACTGATCGAACCGAACGACGCCCTGTACGATGCCCGGTACGCGCGGATTGCGAAGGAGAAGCGCGAATCGTCCCGCCGCCCGGCGACGACCACCGAGGAGGAGCATGAGTCGGAAGAGTTCTACGGG CTTCCGATCGAATACGCACTGCAGCTATCGGAGCTGAACACGTCCGCAGACATCCTACCGCTGCTAGATCCGGACTCCGTCGACAGTCGCATCTTCATGGACGGTGGGG agtacAGTGGACGGGACATTGGAATGGAACCGGTAGCGGCATCCTGCGAGCCGGACTCCGAGCTGGTCAGCCTGCGGCCGGAGAATCTGACCAGCTcccgctactactactacccgAGCTGTACGCGCGTGAAGCGGTGCAGCGGCTGCTGCAACACCAAGCAGCTCGTCTGCGAGCCCACCGCCAACCGCACCATCCTTTACAAG GTCACCATACTGGAGTACCGGCCGAACAAAAAGGATCGCTTCTCGCACCGCGAGCTGGTGCCGATCGAGGAGCACGTCCGGTGCAAGTGCCAGTGCCGGGTGAAGGCGTGGCACTGCAACGAGCGTCAGCAGTACAACGCGAACAACTGCCGCTGCGAGTGCACCAACCGGGCGGACCGGGACGAGTGCGCCCTGGACAGCGACAGGAAGCAGTGGAACCCGTCCACCTGCACCTGCGACTGTCTGCCGCGGAACGAGGACTGCACCAGCGGCTCGCACTACGACCGCAACGCGTGCAAGTGTGTCCCG AACGATTTCTACGCCTACGATGGGGTTGCGTCGTACTGGGACCATCagaggcagcagcaggagcggcaggagcagcagcagcagcagcagcagcgacccATTCCCCTGACCGGGTAA